TCGAGCGGCAGGAAGAGGAGCGAACGCCCGACATCCTCGAGATCACGTCGGCAGCCAGGCAGTCCATGTTGTCGATACGTCCTGACAAACCTCTTGACATCGCCAGCGGGGCATCCAATAGTACGGACATCTAGAACGTACTAGTAGCACGTTCTATAGGCTGCCGAGCCGCACACACCCATTGGCTGCCGCAGACGACACCTTCCGCCGCACACGGCGTTCTCATCAACCGCTCGCCCGCGCCACTCGGCCGGGCGCGGGCCTCCCGAGGCCGGAACCCCATTCCCACCCTGATCAGCACAGCGAGGTGCAAGGGACATGCACAGACACCACAGAGCCGCCGCACTGGCCGCCACCGTTCTCACCGGTGCTCTTCTCGCCACCGGCTGCTCCAGCAGCTCAGGGGGCAAGAAGTCCGAGGAGACCGCGAACGGCGCGTCGGCGGGCAAGGCCACCACGCCCCGCATGACCGTCGCGCTGGTCACCCACCAGGCCCCCGGCGACACCTTCTGGGACACCGTCCGCAAGGGCGCCGAGGCCGCCGCGGCCAAGGACAACATCAAGCTTATCTACTCCGCCGACCCCAACGCGGGCAACCAGGCCAACCTGGTGCAGAACGCGATCGACCAGAAGGTCGACGGCATTGCCGTCACGCTGGCCAAGCCGGACGCCATGAAGTCCGTCCTGGCCAAGGCGGAGCAGGCCGGCATACCCGTGACCGGCCTCAACGCCGGCCTGAGCCAGTGGAAGAGTCTGGGCCTCCTGGAGTACTTCGGCCAGGACGAGACCGTGGCGGGCGAGGCGTTCGGCAAGAAGCTCAATGACATCGGCGCCAAGCACGCCGTCTGCGTCGTCCAGGAACAGGGCAACGTCGCCCTGACCCAGCGCTGCGACGGCGTGAAGAAGACCTTCTCCGGCAAGACCGACGTCCTCTACGTCAACGGAACCGACATGCCGTCGGTGAAGTCGACGATCACCGCCAAGCTCTCGGCAGACAAGTCCATCGACGAGGTGGTCACGCTTGCCGCGCCGATCGCGCTGACCGCCACGCAGTCGGTCTCGGACGCCGGCAGCAAGGCGAAGGTCGCCACCTTCGACCTCAACAAGGACCTCATCAAGGCCATCCAGGAGAACTCCATCCAGTTCGCCGTCGACCAGCAGCCCTACCTCCAGGGCTACCTGGCCGTCGACGCGCTGTGGCTCTACAAGAACAACGGCAACTACAGCGGCGGCGGTGAGCAGCCCGTGCTGACCGGCCCGGCCTTCGTCGACAAGTCCAACGTCGACAAGGTCGCCGCCTTCGCCGCAAAGGGAACCCGGTGACGAGCATGATCCAGCACGCCGAGCCGGCGGTGACCACACCGCCGGCCCCCGGCCCCAAGGACACCGACGGGCGCACCGCCGAACGGTCCATGATCGTAAGGCTGTTGGCCCGCCCCGACGTGGGCGTCTTCCTCGGTGCCGTGGCCGTCTACGTGTTCTTCCTGATCGCGGCGCCGCCGGTGCGCGACGCCAGCTCGATGGCGAACATCCTCTACCAGTCCTCCACCCTGGGCATCGTGACCGTCCCGGTGGCACTGCTGATGATCGGCGGCGAGTTCGACCTGTCGGCCGGCGTCGGGGTGATCACCTCGGCGCTGACCGCGAGCATGACCGCCTACCAGCTGAGCATGAACGTCTGGGTCGGCGTCATCGCCGCCCTGATCGTGTCGCTGGCGATCGGCTTCTTCAACGGCTGGATGGTCGTCAAGACCGGACTGCCGAGCTTCCTGGTCACCCTGGGCAGCTTTCTGATCCTGCAAGGGGTCAACCTCGCGGTGACCAAGCTGGTCACCGGCAACGTCGCCACCGACGACATCAGCAACATGGACGGCTTCGACCAGGCCAGGAAGGTCTTCGCCTCCAGCTTCGACATCGGCGGCGTCCAGGTGAAGATCACCGTCTTCTGGTGGCTGCTGTTCGCGGCGATCGCCACCTGGGTGCTGCTGCGCACCAAGTACGGCAACTGGATCTTCGCGGTCGGCGGCAACAAAGAGTCGGCCCGCGCGGTCGGCGTCCCGGTCGCCTTCACGAAGATCTCGCTGTTCATGCTGGTCGGCGTCGGCGCCTGGTTCGTCGGCATGCACCAACTGTTCTCGTTCAACACCGTGCAGTCCGGCGAGGGCGTCGGCATCGAGCTGATCTACATCTCCGGCGCGGTGATCGGCGGCTGCCTGCTGACCGGCGGCTCTGGTTCCGCAATCGGCCCGGTCTTCGGCGCGTTCATGTTCGGCATGGTCCAGCAGGGCATCGTCTACGCCGGCTGGAACCCCGACTGGTTCAAGGCCTTCCTCGGCGTGATGCTCCTCGGCGCCGTCCTGATCAATCTGTGGGTCCAGCGCACAGCGACCCGGAGGTGACCCGAATGACAACCAACGAAACCGGCACCCACGGCGCTGTCCTCGCGGACAGGGCCCCCGAGAAGGACTCCCCGGTCGTCGAACTGCGCAACGCGGGCAAGGCGTACGGCAACATCCGTGCCCTGCACGGCGTGAGCCTGACGGTGCATCCCGGCCAGGTCACCTGCGTGCTAGGCGACAACGGCGCCGGCAAGTCCACCCTCATCAAGATCATCTCCGGGCTGCACCAGCACACCGAGGGCGAGTTCCTCGTCGACAACACCCCGGTGCGCTTCTCCACCCCGCGCGACGCGCTCGACAAGGGCATCGCCACCGTCTACCAGGACCTGGCGACGGTCCCGCTGATGCCGGTGTGGCGCAACTTCTTCCTCGGCTCCGAGATGACCAAGGGCCCCTGGCCCGTGCGCCGCCTCGACATCGAGAAGATGAAGAAGACCGCGGACGAAGAGCTGCGCAACATGGGCATCATCCTGGACAACCTGGAGCAGCCCATCGGCACCCTGTCGGGCGGCCAGCGCCAGTGCGTGGCGATCGCCCGCGCCGTCTACTTCGGCGCCCGCGTGCTGATCCTGGACGAGCCCACCGCCGCCCTCGGAGTCAAGCAGTCCGGCGTCGTGCTGAAGTACATCGCCGCCGCCCGCGACCGCGGCCTGGGCGTCATCTTCATCACCCACAACCCGCACCACGCCTACATGGTGGGCGACCACTTCAGCGTGCTGCGCCTGGGCACCATGGAACTCTCCGCCGAGCGCAGCCAGATCACGCTCGAGGAGCTGACCAACCACATGGCCGGCGGCACCGAACTCGCCGCACTCAAGCACGAGTTGTCCCAGGTCCGCGGCGTCGACGTCGAGGAACTCCCCGAAGAGGCCGACCTCACCGCACCCGTAGCAGTCACCAAGGAAGCCGCCTCCTGATAACCGTGGCGGCCGGCCCCGCCCACACGTCTCCGCCACCGACGGGCGCAACCAACTGAGACGCCAAGTCCACCTCTCCACCCCCGGAGTCTCCGGAGCGAAGGGAAATCAGTGTTATGCCGTTCGAAGTGCTGACCATTGGCCGCGTGGGAGTGGATGTTTATCCACTTCAGACCGGCGTGGGGCTGGCGGAGGTCACCTCGTTCGGCAAGTATCTCGGGGGTAGCCCGACCAATGTGGCGGTGGCCGCGACCCGGTACGGGCACTCCTCGGCTGTGATCACAAAGACGGGCAGGGACCCGTTCGGGGACTTCGTCCGGCAGGCACTGGAGAGCTACGGCGTCGACAGCCGGTTCGTCGGTACGTCGGACATCGCACCGACGCCGGTGACCTTCTGCGAGATCTTCCCACCGGATGACTTCCCGCTGTACTTCTACCGGCTCCCAAAGGCCCCCGACCTGGACATCACCGCTGGTGAGCTGGACCTGGGGGCAGTACGGGACGCGGCGGTCCTCTGGGTGACAGGTACCGGGCTCAGCGAGGAGCCGAGCCGCTCGGCCACGCTGGCCGCCCTCGCTCACCGGGCCAAGGCGGGGACGACGGTCTTCGACCTGGACTGGCGGCCGATGTTTTGGGCCGACCCGAACCAGGCGCGTGGGTTCTACGCGCAGGCCCTGCGGCACACGACGGTTGCTGTGGGCAACCTCGACGAGTGCGAGGTGGCCACCGGCGAGCGTGAGCCGTATGCGGCGGCGAAGGCGCTACTGGCCGCCGGAGTGGAGCTGGCCATAGTCAAGCAGGGCCCCAAGGGAGTCCTGGCCATGGACCGGGACGGTTCTACCGCCGAGATCCCGCCGGTTCCGGTGGAGGTCGTCAACGGGCTCGGCGCCGGAGACGCCTTCGGCGGCGCGCTGTGCCACGGCCTGCTGTCGGGCTGGGACACCCGCCGCACCGTGATCTTCGCCAACGCCGCCGGCGCCATTGTCGCGAGCCGACTTTCCTGCTCCGACGCGATGCCGACCGAGGCCGAGGTCGACGCCAAGCTCGGCGAGGCGGCCGGAACATCCACCAACGACTCCCAGCAAGAGGTGTGACGACGTGCTGTCCGAGAATGTGAGCCGGATCGTGAACGCCCGGGTGGGCGACCCCGGCGCCGTCGCGGCCGCCGCTGCGCGCCGGGTGAAGGCTCCCTCCCTGCTCGGCGAGCACGGCAAGGCGATGATCATCGCCGCCGACCACCCTGCCCGCGGCGCCAACGGCGTCGGCGGGGACCCGAATGCGATGGCGGACCGGTTCGAACTGCTGGAGCGCCTGTGCATCGCGATGGAACGGCCCGGCGTGACCGGTGTCCTGGGAACCGCGGACATCCTCGAGGACCTGCTGCTGCTCGGCGTGCTGGACGGTAAGAGCGTCTTCGGCTCCATGAACCGGGCGGGCCTGGCCGGGTCGGTGTTCGAGATCGATGACCGGTTCACCGGCTACGACGCCGCCACGATCGCCGCGATGGGCTTCGACGGCGGCAAGATGCTCACCCGCATCGCGCTGGGCGACCCCGCCACACCGGCCGTCCTGGAGAACAGTGCCCGAGCGATCGATGAGCTGAATGACCGTCAGCTCATCGCGATGGTCGAGCCGTTCCTGTCCGCCTGGCAGGACGGGAAGATCCGCAACGATCTGTCCACCGATGCCGTCGTCAAGTCCGTCACCATCGCCTCGGGGCTCGGCCGGCGTACCGCCTACACCTGGCTCAAGCTTCCGGTGGTGGAGGACATGGGACGGGTGCTGGCCTCTTCCACCCTCCCGGCGCTGCTGCTGGGCGGCGAGGTCAAGGACGCGGACGCGGCCTTCGCCTCATGGGGCAAGGCGTTGCAGCAGCCGACCGCGCAGGGGCTCGTCGTGGGCCGGTCTCTGCTCTACCCCTCGAACGGTGACGTCGCCGGTGCGGTGGACAAGGCGGTGAGCCTGCTGTGAGTAAGTACCACCTGCCGACGGGGACTTCTTCCGATGGCCCCTATGACCTCCTGGTCACGCCGGAGTCGGCGGGCTGGGGATACTCCGGCCTGAGGATCCTGACCCTCAAGCCGGGCGAGGCACACGCCGTGTCCACCGGCGACTCCGAGTTCCTGGTCCTGCCGCTGACGGGCTCCTGCACCGTCACCACGGACGGCAGCGTCTTCGAACTCACCGGTCGGACAGGCGTGTTCGCCTCGGTCACCGACTTCGCCTACCTCCCCCGCGAGTCGGAGGCCCTGATCAGCAGTGCGGCCGGCGGCCGGTTCGCACTGCCCAGCGCCCGTACCGGGCGGAGCTCACTCTCCGCCCGGTACGGGTCCAAGGAGAACGTGCCCGTGGAGCTGCGCGGTGCCGGGGCCTGCTCAAGGCAGGTGAACAACTACTGCCTGCCGGGCACCTTCGAGGCCGAGCAGCTGCTGGTCTGCGAGGTCCTCACACCCGGCGGCAACTGGTCGTCGTATCCGCCGCACAAGCACGACCAGGCCCGGCCCGGCCAGGAGTCGGAGCTGGAGGAGATCTATTACTTCGAGGTCTCCGGCGGCGAGAACGGCTTCGGCTACCTGGGGGTGCCCCCGCGCGAGCGAAGCCGAGCGTGGGGGAGGGTGTACGGGACCGCCGAGCGGCCGATCGACGTGCTGGCCGAGGCGCGTTCCGGGGACGCGGTGCTGATCCCGCACGGCTGGCACGGGCCGTCCATCGCCGCGCCCGGCTACGACCTGTACTACCTCAACGTCATGGCCGGCCCTGGCCCAGACCGTGCCTGGCTGATCTGCGACGACCCCGCCCATGGCTGGGTGCGTTCGACCTGGGACGCCCGGGACATCGATGACCGGCTGCCGTTCGCGGCCGAGGAGAACCACTGATGAACACGATCAGACTGACCACCGCTCAGGCCCTGGTGCGTTTCCTGGCGAACCAGTACAGCGAGCGCGACGGCCAGGAGCAGCGCCTCATCCCCGGGGTGTGGGGCATCTTCGGGCACGGCAACGTGGCCGGCATCGGCCAGGCGCTGCTGCAGGCGGCCACGACCGGCGAGGCCGACCTGCCCTACTACCTCGCCCGCAACGAGCAGGGCATGGTCCACGCCTCAGTGGCCTACGCCAAGATGCGCGACCGGCTGGCCACCTTCGCCTGCACCGCCTCCACCGGCCCCGGCTCCACCAACATGATCACCGGCGCGGCGCTGGCCACCACGAACCGGCTGCCGGTCCTGCTGCTGCCCTCTGACATGTTCGCCACCCGCGCCGCCGACCCGGTGCTGCAACAGCTGGAGGACACCCGCGGCGGGGACGTCACCGTCAACGACGCCTTCCGCGCCGTATCCAAGTACTTCGACCGCATCTCGCGGCCCGAGCAGCTCATCCCGGCCGCCCTTGCGGCCATGCGGGTGCTGACCGACCCGGTCGAGACAGGTGCCGTCACCCTCGCGTTGCCGCAGGACGTGCAGGCCGAGGCGTACGACTGGCCGGTGTCGTTCTTCCGGCGGCGGGTGTGGCACGTGGGCCGCCCGGTGCCGGAAGCGGCCGCCGTCGAGCGGGCCGCCCGTCTGCTGCGCAATGCCCGCAAGCCGCTGATCGTGGCGGGTGGCGGCACCGTCTACTCCGGCGCGGAGACCGCGCTGCGGGCGTTCGCCGAAGCCACCGGGATCCCGGTCGCCGACACCCACGCCGGCAAGGGCGCGGTGCCGTGGGACCACCCGTACGCGGTCGGCGGCATCGGCTCCACGGGAGCGTATGCGGCCAACGAGCTGGCGAGGGACGCCGACGTGGTGCTCGGTATCGGCACCCGGTACTCCGACTTCACCACCGCCAGCCACACCGTGTTCGGCAACCCCGACGTCACCTTCGTCAACCTCAACGTCGCCCGCCTGGACGCCGTCAAGCACTCCGCCGAGCCGCTGGTCGCGGACGCCCGCCTCGGCATTGAGGCACTGGCAGGGGCGCTCGCCGACTGGGAGGTCGAGGCTTCCTACCGCGCCCGCACGCGTGAACTCATCGGCCGTACCCGGGAGATCGAGGAGGAGTGCTTCGCCCCCGAGCGCAACACCGGCCCGCTCCCTGCGCAGACCCAGATCCTCGGCGCGCTCAACGACGTCCTGGACGACCGGGCCGTGGTCATCAACGCCGCCGGGTCCATGCCCGGTGACCTCCAGCAGCTGTGGCGGGCCCGCGATCCCAAGGCCTACCACGTCGAGTACGCCTACTCCTGCATGGGCTACGAGGTCGCCGCCGGCGTCGGCGCCAAGATGGCCGACCCGTCGCGTGAGGTCGTCGTCCTGGTCGGTGACGGCTCGTATCTGATGATGGCTCAGGAGATCGTCACGATGGTCTCCGAAGGCCTGAAGGTCATCATCGTGCTCGTCCAGAACCACGGCTTCGCCTCCATCGGCGCCCTGTCCGAGTCGCTGGGCTCACAGCGGTTCGGCACCAAGTACCGCTATCGGGACGGCGATTCGGGCCAGCTCGACGGCGACGTCCTGCCCGTCGACCTGGCCGCCAACGCCTCCTCGCTCGGCGCCGACGTCCTGCACGCCACCACCGTCGGCGAGTTCCGTTCGGCGATGGAGAAGGCCAAGGCCGCCACCCGCACCACCGTCGTGCACGTCGAGACCGATCTCTACGGCCCCAACCCGCCCGGCCACGGCTGGTGGGACGTCCCGGTCAGCGAAGTCTCCGCCCTGGAGAGCACCCGCACCGCACACGAGACGTACTCCGCGAACAAGCGCGCCCAGCGGCACTACCTGTAACTCCCGTACCCGCAAAGGAAACCCGCACCGTGACCACCATCCAGCACTGGATCAACGGCGCTCCCGTCCAGGGCACCGCCACCGCCACCCAGCCGGTCTTCAATCCGGCCACCGGCGCCGAGCAGGCCCGGGTCGTCCTCGGCGGCGCAGCCGACGTGGACGCCGCCGTCCAGGCTGCCTCTGCCGCCTTCGAGACCTGGTCGGAATCGTCGCTCACCCAGCGCACGCAGGTGATGTTCGCCTTCCGCCAGCTGCTCCTCGAGCACGAGGAGGAGCTGGGCCGGATCATCTCCGCCGAGCACGGCAAGACCGTCGACGACGCCCGCGGCGAGATCACCCGGGGCCGCGAGGTCGTCGAGTTCGCCTGCGGCCTCGGCGACATCCTCAAGGGCTCCTTCTCCGACCAGGTCTCGCGTGGCGTGGATGTGCACAACTTCCGCCAGCCCCTCGGCGTCGTCGCCGGCATCACCCCGTTCAACTTCCCCGCGATGGTGCCGCTGTGGATGCACCCCATGGCCATCGCCACCGGCAACACCTTCATCCTGAAGCCGAGTGAGCGCGACCCGTCGGCCGCGAACTTCGTCGCCGAGCTGTACAAGAAGGCCGGCCTGCCCGACGGTGTCTTCAACGTGGTGCACGGTGGCAAGGACGCGGTCGACGCGATCCTCACCCACCCCGGCATCGAGGCCGTCTCCTTCGTCGGGTCGACTCCGATCGCCAAGTACGTGCACGAACAGGCCACCGCGCACGGCAAGCGCGTCCAGGCCCTCGGCGGCGCCAAGAACCACGCCGTCGTCCTGCCCGACGCCGACCTCGAATTCGCCGCCAACCACATCACCGCCGGCGCCTACGGCTCCGCCGGCGAGCGCTGCATGGCCGTCTCCGTCGCCGTCGCCGTCGGCGACGCCGCCGACGGACTCGTGCAGGTGCTGGAGCGCAAGGCCCGCGAGGTGAAGGTCGGCCCCGGTGACCAGCCCGGCACCGAGGTGGGGCCGCTGGTCACCAAGGCCGCCCAGGAGCGCGTCGAGAACGCGGTCGGCGTCGCCGCCACGCAGGGCGCCACCGTCGTCGTCGACGGCCGCGGTCTCAAGCTCGACGACCCCGCCTACGCCGAGGGCTTCTTCACCGGCCCCTCCCTCCTGGACCACGTCACCACCGAGATGGCGGCGTACAAGGAGGAACTCTTCGGCCCGGTGCTGGCGATCCTCCGAGTCGAGACCCTGGACGAGGCGATCAACGTCATCAACGCCAACCCCTACGGCAACGGCACCGCCCTGTTCACCGCCTCCGGTGAAGCCGCCCGCCGCTTCCAGCGCCACATCAAGGTAGGCATGATCGGCATCAACGTGCCGGTGCCCGTGCCGATGTCCTACTACTCCTTCGGCGGCTGGAAGGACTCCCTCATCGGCGACTCCCCCATCCACGGCCCCGAAGGCATCCGCTTCTACACCCGCCCCAAGGTCGTCACCACTCGCTGGCCCCAGCCCAAGCAGCAGGTCAGCGCGGGCTTCAACTTCCCCACCTCCAACTGAGTTTCTGTGCCGCTCTCCGAAGGACACACCATGGCAACGGCGCCACCTCCCTTCCGCACCACTGCGGGCAACCTCTGCCTGGGCTCGGCCCCCGACTCGTGGGGCGTCTGGTTCCCCGAGGACGAGCACCAGGTGCCGTACACCCGCTTCCTCGACGAACTCGCCCAGGCCGGCTACGAGTGGCTGGAGCTCGGCCCCTACGGCTACCTCCCCACCGACCCGCAGCGCCTCAAGGACGAACTCGACGCCCGCGGCCTGCAGGTCTCCGGCGGCACCGTCTTCGGTGCGCTGCACCGCCCCGACGCCTGGGACGACATGCTCGCCCACGTCCGGCAGATCGCCGGCCTGACCGCCGCCGCCGACGCCCACCACCTCGTCTTCATCCCGCCCATGTACCGGGACGAGAAGACGGGCGCGTTCACCGAGTCGCCCGAGCTGACCGCCGAACAGTGGGCGGGCTTCGGCAGGGCCGCCGACCGGCTCGGCAAGCTGCTGCTCGACGAGTACGACGTACGCCTCGTCATCCATCCGCACGCCGACAGCCACATCCAGACCCAGCCCGAGATCGAACGGCTGCTGAACGAGTCCGACCCCCGCTACACCAACCTCTGCCTGGACACCGGCCACGTCGCCTACGGCGGCGGCGACAACCTCGACCTCATCCGCCGCTTCGGCGAACGCGTCGGCTACGTCCACATCAAGCAGATGGACCCCGCCGTCCTGGCCCAGGTCGCCGCCGAAAACCTCTCCTTCGGCGAGGCCGTCAAGCGCGGGGTGTGCGTCTCCCCGCCCGCCGGCGTGCCCAACCCCGCCGACATCGTCACCGCACTCGCCACCCTCGACGCCGAGTTGTTCGTCATCGTCGAACAAGACCTCTACCCCTGCGCACCCGAGGTACCGCTGCCCATCGCCGTCAGCACGCGCGAGCACCTGGCCACCTGTGGCCTGACCGGCACCCGACGCCCGAGGCTGACGCTCCCTGCCGACGAGCAGCCGAGCAGAGCCCCCAAGTAACCAAGCCACCGGCTCGCGCGGTGGCCGGCGCATGGAGACCCCCGGCGCAGTTGACGCGCCGTGGCGGGCTTCTATGCGGTACTCACGGCTTCCGCGCGAGACTTCTAGAACGTTACAGGCTTCATGGCCACCGGACACTTGACAGCGGCTCATGGTGACTGGCGTACTGGTCAGAGTATATAGAACGTTCTAGTTCCCGGATCGTCCGGAGATGAGGAGAACCACGATGTACGCACTGGCGGTCTGTGCGGAGATGGTCTTCCGCGACCTTCCGATCGAGGAGCGGGCGCGGCGTATCCACGAGGCCGGCTTCCAGGTCGAGATCTGGGACTGGACGAACCACGATCTCGATGCCCTCGCCCGCTCGTCCGCCGAGATCGTCTCGATGACGGGGTACGTGAGCGGCAGCCTCACCGATGACGACGGCGCCGCCGAACTGTTGCGCACGGCCGAGGAGTCACTCAAGGCGGCCGAGCACCTGGGCTGCACTCGCCTGAACCTCCACGGAACCGGTCTGGACGGCCAGGGGCTGCCCGTGGTGCCGGTACCCGGGGAGCCCACCGGCGCGATGTGGATGGCCGCGCACCGCACACTCACCCGGATCGCCGAGCTCGGCGAGAACGCCGGGGTCACCTTCACCCTGGAGAATCTCAACACCGCCGTCGATCACCCCGGGGTGCCCTTCGCGAAGGCTGCCGACACCCTGACGCTGGTTGCCGCCGTGAACCGACCCGGTCTGCGCATGAACCTGGACCTGTACCACGCCCAGATCGGCGAGGGGAATCTGATCGAGCTGGTGCGCCGCGCCCACGGCGCGGGACTCATCGGTGAGATCCAGGTGGCGGACGTGCCGGGCCGCTGCGAACCCGGCACGGGAGAGATCAACTACCCGGCCATCGCCCGCACCCTGGCAGACATCGGCTACGACGGCACCGTCGCCATGGAGGCATGGGCCTCCAGCGACAGCGAGGCCGCTCTGGAACGCTTCCGGGCCGCCTTCACCGTCTGACAGGAGCGGCCGCGGGACATCTGCCCCGCCCTCGCGTCCGCGCACCACGGCAGCCGCCACCACCGAAGCCACGACGTAGATCACGGAGTATGTGCCATGACCTCCCCCCAGTCCCTCGCGGTCGGCCTCATCGGCGCCGGACGCATGGGCTCCTTCCACGCCGAGACCCTGGCCCGCCGCCTCCCCGGTGTACGGCTGGCCGCCATTGCCGATCCCGCACCCGGGGCCGCGAAGGCTCTGGCCGATCGTCTCGGCTGCCCCAAGATGTACACGGAGATCGGTGACCTGCTCGACGACCCCGAGATCGAGGCGGTCGTGATCGTCACGCCCGCCCGCACCCACGCCGGACTCATCGAGGCCGCAGCACGCGCCGGCAAGTCGGTCTTCTGCGAGAAGCCGATGGCCATCACCCTCGACGAAGCCGACCGCGCCATCACCGCCGCACATGAGGCGGGCGTGGCGCTCCAGGTGGGCTTCAACCGCCGCTTCGACGTCGGCTTCCGCGCCGCCCACGAGAAGAT
This window of the Streptomyces sp. NBC_01275 genome carries:
- a CDS encoding TIM barrel protein — translated: MYALAVCAEMVFRDLPIEERARRIHEAGFQVEIWDWTNHDLDALARSSAEIVSMTGYVSGSLTDDDGAAELLRTAEESLKAAEHLGCTRLNLHGTGLDGQGLPVVPVPGEPTGAMWMAAHRTLTRIAELGENAGVTFTLENLNTAVDHPGVPFAKAADTLTLVAAVNRPGLRMNLDLYHAQIGEGNLIELVRRAHGAGLIGEIQVADVPGRCEPGTGEINYPAIARTLADIGYDGTVAMEAWASSDSEAALERFRAAFTV
- a CDS encoding TIM barrel protein — its product is MATAPPPFRTTAGNLCLGSAPDSWGVWFPEDEHQVPYTRFLDELAQAGYEWLELGPYGYLPTDPQRLKDELDARGLQVSGGTVFGALHRPDAWDDMLAHVRQIAGLTAAADAHHLVFIPPMYRDEKTGAFTESPELTAEQWAGFGRAADRLGKLLLDEYDVRLVIHPHADSHIQTQPEIERLLNESDPRYTNLCLDTGHVAYGGGDNLDLIRRFGERVGYVHIKQMDPAVLAQVAAENLSFGEAVKRGVCVSPPAGVPNPADIVTALATLDAELFVIVEQDLYPCAPEVPLPIAVSTREHLATCGLTGTRRPRLTLPADEQPSRAPK